The DNA sequence CATCATCGGCAAGGGCGCGGACTGGTTCAAAGGCTTCGGCACAGACAAGAGCCCGGGCACGACGATCTTCGGCGTCTCCGGCCACGTGGCGCGGCCCGGCCTCTACGAGCTCCCGCTCGGCACCCAGCTCGACACGATCATCTTCGAGCACGCCGGCGGCATCCTGGGCGGCCGCAAGGTGAAGGGCGTGATCCCCGGCGGCATGTCGATGCCGATCCTGCCTGCCGGTCAGCTCGACGTGCCGATGGCAAACGAGTTCCTGCGCGAGCGGAAGACGATGCTCGGCACCGGCGGCATCATGGTGATGGACGAGACCACGTGCATGGTGCGCGCCGGCTGCGTGATCTCGTATTTCTTCCGCGACGAGTCGTGCGGGCAGTGCACCCAGTGCCGTGAGGGCACGGGCTGGATCAACAAGGTGGTCCAGCGGATCGAGCGCGGCGCCGGCAACTACGACGACATCGACGTGCTGCTGAACGTGGCCGCGAAGATGGAGGGGCAGACGATCTGCGCCTTCGCCGACGCCGCGGCCTGGCCGGTGCAGGGCCTGCTGCGCCACTTCCGCGAGGACTTCGAGGCGCACGTCCGCGAGGGCCGGTGCCCCTTCCCCGAGAGCTTCGTTCTCTGATGGCGCGAATCACCGTCGACGGCGAGAGCTACGAGGTCCCGGACGGGCGCACGATCCTGCAGGCGCTCGACGAGCTGGGCCTGCTCATGAACGGCGTCGACGTGCCGCACTACTGCTGGCACCCGAAGCTCTCGATCGACGGCTCCTGCCGACTCTGCCAGGTCGAGGTCGAAGGCCTTCCGAAGCTCCAGATCGCCTGCAACACGCCGGTGAAGGACGGCATGGTGGTGAACACAACGGGCGAGCGTGTCCAGAAGGCGCGCGAGGGCGTGATGGAGCTCCTGCTCGTGAACCACCCGCTCGACTGCCCGATCTGCGATCAGGCGGGCGAGTGCAAGCTCCAGGACTACGCCTACGCCTACGGCGTACAGCACGCACGGACGCGGGAGCCGCGCCGCGCGCTCAAGAAGAAGGTGGACCTCGGCCCCACCATCGTCTTCGACCAGGAGCGCTGCATCCTGTGCCGGCGCTGCGTGCGCTTCTGCCGCGAGGTCCCCGAGACGGGCGAGCTCGTCGTGCAGGGCCGCGGCGACCGCTCGGTGATCGAGACGGCGCCGGACCAGCCG is a window from the Gemmatimonadota bacterium genome containing:
- a CDS encoding 2Fe-2S iron-sulfur cluster-binding protein — encoded protein: MARITVDGESYEVPDGRTILQALDELGLLMNGVDVPHYCWHPKLSIDGSCRLCQVEVEGLPKLQIACNTPVKDGMVVNTTGERVQKAREGVMELLLVNHPLDCPICDQAGECKLQDYAYAYGVQHARTREPRRALKKKVDLGPTIVFDQERCILCRRCVRFCREVPETGELVVQGRGDRSVIETAPDQPLDNDYSMNVADICPVGALTTKDFRFKIRGWFLEDVPGVCTGCSNGCNVHAGVAN
- a CDS encoding NADH-ubiquinone oxidoreductase-F iron-sulfur binding region domain-containing protein is translated as IIGKGADWFKGFGTDKSPGTTIFGVSGHVARPGLYELPLGTQLDTIIFEHAGGILGGRKVKGVIPGGMSMPILPAGQLDVPMANEFLRERKTMLGTGGIMVMDETTCMVRAGCVISYFFRDESCGQCTQCREGTGWINKVVQRIERGAGNYDDIDVLLNVAAKMEGQTICAFADAAAWPVQGLLRHFREDFEAHVREGRCPFPESFVL